A single window of Oreochromis aureus strain Israel breed Guangdong linkage group 7, ZZ_aureus, whole genome shotgun sequence DNA harbors:
- the LOC116322489 gene encoding monocyte chemotactic protein 1B-like, with the protein MAAPRLALSVVVLMLAVIAVTEGMRGAGPKKCCFRFNDQEVPKGRVVGYIKTSQRCSKPAILLNTVAGRQLCVRPSAPWVKQLISYLDAKAVPGQASNL; encoded by the exons ATGGCCGCTCCTCGTCTCGCTCTGTCTGTGGTTGTGCTCATGCTGGCTGTCATCGCTGTGACTGAGG gTATGCGCGGTGCTGGCCCAAAAAAGTGCTGCTTCCGCTTCAATGACCAGGAAGTGCCCAAAGGAAGAGTGGTCGGCTACATCAAGACCAGCCAGCGCTGCTCCAAGCCCGCCATCCT GCTGAACACAGTGGCAGGCCGACAGCTGTGTGTCAGACCTTCGGCCCCCTGGGTGAAGCAGCTCATCAGCTACCTGGATGCCAAAGCCGTCCCAGGACAGGCATCAAACCTGTAA